One genomic segment of Brassica napus cultivar Da-Ae chromosome A3, Da-Ae, whole genome shotgun sequence includes these proteins:
- the LOC106437745 gene encoding probable fructokinase-1 codes for MAPTGEKPLIVSFGEMLIDFVPTESGVSLAEAPGFLKAPGGAPANVAIAVSRLGGRSAFVGKLGDDEFGHMLAGILRKNGVADQGINFDTGARTALAFVTLKADGDREFMFYRNPSADMLLRPDELDLELIRSAKVFHYGSISLIVEPCRSAHLKAMEVAKEAGALLSYDPNLREPLWPSKEEAKTQIMSIWDKAEIIKVSDVELEFLTGSNKIDDETAMSLWHPNLKLLLVTLGEKGCRYYAKNFRGSVDPFHVNAVDTTGAGDSFVGALLNKIADDHSILEDEERLRKVLRFANACGAITTTKKGAIPALPSEAEVLSFLEKK; via the exons ATGGCACCCACCGGCGAGAAACCCCTCATCGTCAGCTTCGGCGAGATGCTCATCGACTTCGTCCCCACCGAGTCCGGCGTCTCCCTCGCCGAAGCCCCGGGCTTCCTCAAAGCCCCCGGCGGCGCTCCCGCCAACGTCGCCATCGCCGTCTCCCGCCTCGGCGGACGATCCGCCTTCGTCGGAAAGCTCGGCGACGACGAGTTCGGCCACATGCTGGCCGGGATCCTGAGGAAAAACGGCGTCGCCGATCAGGGCATCAACTTCGATACCGGAGCTAGAACCGCCTTGGCGTTCGTGACGTTGAAGGCCGACGGAGATCGGGAGTTTATGTTTTACCGGAATCCTAGCGCCGATATGCTCCTCCGTCCCGATGAGCTCGACCTCGAGCTCATCAGATCC GCTAAAGTGTTTCACTATGGATCAATAAGCTTAATAGTGGAGCCATGTAGGTCGGCTCACTTGAAAGCCATGGAAGTGGCGAAAGAAGCCGGAGCTCTTCTTTCCTACGACCCAAACCTCAGGGAGCCTCTGTGGCCATCGAAGGAAGAAGCCAAGACACAGATCATGAGCATCTGGGACAAGGCTGAGATCATCAAGGTTAGCGACGTTGAGCTTGAGTTTCTAACTGGAAGCAACAAGATCGATGATGAGACCGCAATGTCCTTGTGGCATCCCAACTTGAAGCTTTTGCTTGTCACTCTCGGTGAAAAGGGTTGCCGGTATTACGCCAAG AACTTCCGTGGATCCGTTGACCCTTTCCATGTGAACGCTGTGGATACAACCGGAGCTGGAGATTCCTTTGTAGGTGCCCTCCTAAACAAGATTGCCGATGATCACTCCATTCTCGAG GACGAAGAGAGATTGCGAAAGGTGCTAAGATTCGCAAACGCTTGTGGAGCAATCACCACAACAAAAAAAGGAGCTATTCCAGCTCTTCCTTCAGAAGCTGAAGTTCTCAGCTTTcttgaaaagaaatga
- the LOC106437744 gene encoding uncharacterized protein LOC106437744, translated as MACTIDFRCLDEGFGGKTAKRKRESQEQAAADADEASMDIDSALPPSAKRSAVASSEDPDKPVAAVAIGRPTYDGVIAGKVSGRNWKAPRTHRSSGRFVRNKGPDLEEMKRQREIKKAYRERKNELKEEIRSHKVEKRKKKEEREKRKAENVLRTGTKLQKITNPKTLKKIAKSKQRKHLKVIPDEVVNGNKKSINN; from the coding sequence atggctTGCACCATAGATTTCCGGTGCCTCGACGAAGGATTCGGCGGCAAAACCGCCAAACGCAAACGCGAATCTCAGGAACAAGCCGCCGCCGACGCCGATGAAGCCTCGATGGACATCGATTCCGCACTCCCTCCATCCGCGAAACGCAGCGCCGTCGCCTCCTCGGAAGATCCAGACAAGCCTGTTGCCGCCGTGGCCATCGGGAGACCGACGTACGACGGCGTTATCGCCGGGAAAGTATCGGGGCGGAACTGGAAGGCGCCGCGGACTCACAGGTCGTCGGGGAGGTTCGTGAGGAACAAGGGGCCGGATctggaggagatgaagaggcAGAGGGAGATCAAGAAGGCGTACAGGGAGAGGAAGAACGAGCTCAAGGAGGAGATTAGGAGTCACAAGgtggagaagaggaagaagaaggaagagaggGAGAAGAGGAAGGCGGAGAATGTTTTGAGGACGGGGACGAAGCTGCAGAAGATTACCAACCCTAAGACGTTGAAGAAGATTGCCAAGTCTAAGCAGAGGAAGCATCTTAAAGTGATTCCTGATGAGGTGGTGAACGGGAACAAGAAGAGTATCAATAATTAG
- the LOC106437743 gene encoding gamma-secretase subunit APH1-like, with protein MTVAAGIGYALLALGPSLSLFVSVISRKPFLILTLLSSTLVWLVSLIVLSGLWRPFLPLKANVWWPYTLLVLSSVCFQEALRFLFWKLYMRLEDVLDSFADRISRPRLFLTDKLQIALAGGLGHGVAHAVFFCLSLLTPAFGPATFYVDRCSKVPFFLVSAIIALAFVTIHTFSMVIAFEGYAKGNKVDQVIVPVIHLSAGMLTLVNFASEGCVIGVPLLYLVASLTLLHCGKMVWQRLIESRNQSGPTLR; from the exons ATGACGGTCGCGGCGGGGATAGGCTACGCGCTTCTTGCTCTAGGACCGTCTCTTTCACTCTTCGTCTCCGTCATCTCCAGAAAGCCCTTTCTCATCCTCACTCTTCTCTCCAG TACGTTGGTGTGGCTTGTGAGTCTGATCGTCTTGTCGGGACTGTGGAGGCCTTTCCTTCCTCTCAAAGCCAATGTGTGGTGGCCTTATACTTTACTTGTTCTCTCCTCTGTTTGCTTCCAGGAAGCTCTTCGCTTTCTTTTCTGGAAGCTTTACAT GAGGCTTGAAGATGTCTTGGATTCCTTTGCGGATCGGATCTCTAGGCCCCGCTTGTTTCTCACTGATAAGCTTCAGATTGCTCTCG CTGGGGGTTTAGGTCATGGTGTGGCTCAtgctgttttcttttgtttgagcCTCTTAACTCCCGCATTTGGTCCAGCCACATTCTATGTCGACAGATGTTCGAAGGTCCCATTCTTTCTCGTCTCTG CGATCATTGCTCTTGCATTTGTCACGATCCACACATTCTCCATGGTCATTGCTTTCGAAGGGTATGCAAAAGGGAACAAAGTAGATCAAGTTATAGTTCCAGTCATACACCTTTCTGCTGGAATGTTG ACATTGGTGAATTTTGCATCGGAAGGCTGTGTGATCGGTGTTCCTCTTCTTTACCTTGTGGCATCATTGACTCTTCTGCATTGTGGAAAGATGGTTTGGCAAAGACTGATCGAAAGCCGGAACCAAAGTGGCCCGACCTTACGGTGA